A stretch of DNA from Mus musculus strain C57BL/6J chromosome 6, GRCm38.p6 C57BL/6J:
GGGGCTAGGGGTGGAGCTTCTAGAACAAAGGAGAATGAGGAACCCTGGGGGCCCAGGTTGGGCATCAAAAAGGCCCCTGCAGAAGAAGCAGAACACAGCCTGCCTCTGTGCCCAGCAGCCAGCCAGACACTTTGTACCGGCTCCCTTCAACTCGTCCAGGCAGGGCAAGAACACGGCCCAGCCGACAGAGCCCTCGCTCTCCAGCGTGATTGCGCCCACACTCTTCTGTGCGTTTCTTTACTTGGCTTGTGTTACTGCTGAACTTCCAGAGGTGAGCAGAAGGATGGCCACCAGCGGAGTCAGAAGCAAGGAAGGACGCCGGGAGCATGCCTTCGTCCCAGAACCTTTCACTGGTACTAACTTAGCTCCCAGCCTTTGGCTGCACCGCTTTGAAGTCATTGATGACCTCAACCATTGGGATCATGCCACCAAACTGAGGTTCCTGAAAGAGTCGCTCAAGGGAGATGCCCTGGATGTCtacaatggactcagttcccaggCCCAGGGCGATTTCAGTTTTGTGAAGCAAGCCCTCCTGAGGGCCTTTGGGGCCCCTGGGGAGGCCTTCAGTGAGCCCGAAGAGATTTTGTTTGCCAACAGCATGGGTAAGGGCTACTACCTTAAAGGGAAGGTTGGCCATGTGCCTGTGAGATTCCTGGTGGACTCTGGGGCTCAGGTGTCTGTGGTTCACCCCGCCTTATGGGAGGAGGTCACTGATGGTGACCTGGATACTCTTCGTCCTTTTAACAATGTGGTCAAAGTGGCCAATGGGGCAGAGATGAAGATCTTGGGTGTGTGGGACACAGAAATTAGCCTGGGCAAGACAAAGCTGAAGGCCGAGTTTCTGGTGGCCAACGCCAGCGCAGAAGAGGCTATTATTGGCACAGACGTCTTGCAGGACCACAATGCCGTGCTGGACTTCGAACACCGCACCTGCACCCTGAAGGGGAAGAAGTTCCGCCTGCTCCCTGTCGGGAGCTCCTTGGAGGATGAGTTTGACCTGGAGCTtattgaggaagaggaggggtcTTCTGCACCGGAGGGCTCCCACTAAGAAACCCCATTTCTTGTTCCCAGCATTGGTAGGGGGACTTTGTGTTGGGGGGAGCAGATGTCCTGGGGGGTATCATCCGGCCTAGCCAGTCTTTACACCGGTTCTCAGTTTCCCTCCTTCTACAGGGGCCTTGCTTTGCCTTTGTTTGGGGAGGGAGGCCAGCTTGGTGGCCTAAAGCAGTGTCCCCAAGGTCTGCAAAGACTTCCAAGGCTGGCAGGAGCTTCTGAGGAAGCCAGGAATGTCAATCTTGAGAGAGGACCCTTTTAGATCCCCTGA
This window harbors:
- the Asprv1 gene encoding retroviral-like aspartic protease 1; amino-acid sequence: MRNPGGPGWASKRPLQKKQNTACLCAQQPARHFVPAPFNSSRQGKNTAQPTEPSLSSVIAPTLFCAFLYLACVTAELPEVSRRMATSGVRSKEGRREHAFVPEPFTGTNLAPSLWLHRFEVIDDLNHWDHATKLRFLKESLKGDALDVYNGLSSQAQGDFSFVKQALLRAFGAPGEAFSEPEEILFANSMGKGYYLKGKVGHVPVRFLVDSGAQVSVVHPALWEEVTDGDLDTLRPFNNVVKVANGAEMKILGVWDTEISLGKTKLKAEFLVANASAEEAIIGTDVLQDHNAVLDFEHRTCTLKGKKFRLLPVGSSLEDEFDLELIEEEEGSSAPEGSH